The Paenibacillus sp. RC334 nucleotide sequence TTTGCAACCTGCCGCCGCACCTGCCGCAATATCGGTAAGCATATTATCGCCCACAACCAGAGCTTCATCCGCTCTAATGTTCAAGCGATCCAGCGCATAGTTCATTAACACGCTTGAAGGCTTGCCGATGACGACGGGCTTTACCTGTGATGCCGCCTCAATCGCAGCTCCAATCGTTCCTGCCCCCGGCGTAAGTCCATCTTGTGAAGGTAATTGGAGATCCGGGTTTGTCAAAATAAAAGTGGCTCCTTCCCGAATCCATCGCATGGCAGCAACCAGCTTATCATATGTAAATTGGCGATCTATCCCCTGCACCACATAATCAGGGTGATCCTCCACAAGCTGCAATCCGGCATCGGTAAGCGCCTGATGTAATCCCGTTTCACCAATACAATATACACGTGCTCCAGGGCTTTGCTGTGCAACATATTGTGCAGCCGCCAGCGCCGAAGTACATACTTCATCGCTAACTGCATCAATTCCCATACCGACCAAATGCTCCGCCACCGACTCAGGTGTGCGTGAAGCATTATTCGTAACATAAGCATAAGGTATCTGGTTCGTGCGCAATTGGGATATGAGCATATCCGCACCCTTGATCATCCGGTTCCCATGGTACAATGTTCCATCCAGATCAATTAGTAACGATTTTATCGTAATTCCCTCCCGCGCTTCAAATCAATTCATCATAACATTGAAATTATAATTCATCCCATGAATGATGTTCACCCTCTTATTTAATCACCTTAATCATTCAGGTCATAAAATAAGTTGGCCTCCCCATTTCATCTTATCTATCTTAAGTCAAAAATACGTATGAAAGTCCATGAATTGCTGATAAACCGTTCAAAATAATGCCATTCCTCGCTAAAAGCCGTCGCTTTCCCAGGGAATAAGCTTGCATCTCCGTCGAAATCCATCGAAGATGCCTAGTCTTCAAAGGAAATTTCCTGTATTTCCTGAGCCTGCTCAAAATACAAACCCTTTAAAATTCGATATATAGAAAACCGAATATGACATGTCTCCATATGTGGTAGTACAAATTCATCCGACCCCACCCATATGTCGTCCTCATCTCTTGTCGCATCCTGCGCTTTCCCGGAAAATAATTTCACAGGAAAAACAAAGGCGCCGGAGCAAGCCCCGACACCCATACACGTTTATCTTCTATAACTACCGTTTAAGAACCGATATCGGGCACTGGTAACAACACATGCTGCTCCGCCAGCAATGAATTGGGGAATATACTCCGCGCTTCCTCCAGCAACGGCTGAAGCTGCTCCTGATCTTTATATCTGGAACTAAAATGCGTCATGATTAATTGGCCCGCACCTGCCGCTTTTGCTGCTTCCGCTGCCTGGAGCGCTGTACTGTGATGATATTCATACGCCGTTTCCGCAAGCTCATGCAGAAAAGTAGCTTCATGAACGACAACCGTTGCATCTTGAGCCAATACTACGGTATTCGGGCAAGGTCGCGTGTCACCAAGAATGGTGATGATACGTCCTTTTTTCGGTGCACCCAATACATCCTGGGGATGAAGCATGACTCCCCCCCTCCACCTCTACGCTTTCTCCACGTTTCAGCTTACCATACACCGGGCCGGGCTTGATTCCGTATCGCTCCAGCAGCTCCTGATTGAGCTTGCCGGGCTTATCCATCTCTACAATACGATAACCGTAGCTGTCAATACGATGATCCAGCAGAGCCGACTCGACACGGAATTGCCCGTCATCAAACAATAGTCCTCCCGTATGCTCCACAATATGTAGTTGGTAGTTGATACGGGATTGGCTGATTCCCAGCGATAATTCGATGTACTGCTTGAGGCCAGGCGGCCCGTATACCGTCAGCGGTGTCGTACCTCCCTGATACGCCCTGCTCGACAGCAGGCCTGGCAGACCAAAGAGATGGTCTCCATGCAAATGGGTAATGAATATTTTTTCAAGCCTGCTTAGCTTAAGCGGCGAACGTAGTACCTCCTGCTGAGTTCCTTCGCCGCAATCAAACAACCACATGCTTCTTCGTTCCTCCAGCAAACGGAGTGCGATGGACGTCACGTTTCGCTGGATCGTAGGCACACCTGCATTCGTGCCGAGAAAATAAAATTCCATGACTTTAACCTTCTTCCTGCTGACCAGCAAAAAACCTCCGAAGCTCGGAGGGTCTTTGCTATCCCATCTGATAAAGGTGTTACACCTTTTCGACGTTAAAATACTGCGCCTGAGGGTGACTGAACACCATGGCTGATACAGAAGCCTCCGGTTCCATCATAAACCCTTCCGTCAGCTCAACGCCAATATCCTCAGGTTTCAACAGCTGGAACAATGGCCCCTGATCCTCCAGATCAGGACATGCTGGATAGCCAAAAGATACCCGTATGCCCTGATATCTAGCCCCATGCCGCTGTTTCATCGTCATGTCTGCCGAGTCCGGGAAGCCCCAGCTGTCCCTTATAATATGATGAAGTCGCTCGGCGAGTCCTTCTGCCACTTCCAGCGCTACCGACTGAAGTGCATGAGAGCGTAAGTAATCCCCTTTTTCTTTCCATTGCGTGGAAAGCTGCTGAATACCGTGACCCGCCGTAACGACCATAAAACCTACATAATCCATAACTCCAGATTCCACCGATTTCAAGTAGTCAGCCAGACATAAATAAGGCTCTACTTGTTGACGCGGAAACGTAAATGTGTGCAGTACCCTGTTCACATCTGATGGATCATAAACCAAAATCTGATCTCCCTGTGACTGCGCCGGGAAGAAACGGTATACAGCATGTGCCTGAATAATTCCATCCGTAACGGCTTCAAACATGATGCTATCTACGGTTTCCTTCAACTGAGTCGCTTTCGGATTCCCCGAAGCCAGCAATTGCTCTACATTTCCTTTTAATCCAAGATGGTGCCCCATCAGCATCTGCATATTCACATAAGGCAAAATATAATTGAGCGGATAGTTACGCAGTACATGACGATCCGTATCCGGCGGAATATAGACGGGCAAATCCTGAGCGATTTTAGAGCGAACAGCCCGGGTAAGTTTAGGCAACGGCTTGGCTTCCACGACCGTTGCGGCTTCCGCTTCCCGTTCAGCCTCCATTTCCTCAGCCATTTTCTTGCGGGACTCAGGATTCATCAGCTTGTTAGCTATGTCCAAACCATCCATTGCATCCTTCGCATAGACAACCATTCCGTCATACTCGGGACGGATACGGTTTTTCGTAAACTTACGCGTCAAAGCAGCTCCGCCAACCATAATCGGGATATCAATATTCGCATTTTTTAAATCCTGTGCAGTCAACACCATCTGTTGAGCCGATTTAACAAGCAAACCGGATAAGCCAATCGCGTCGGCCTTTTCTTCACGGTAAGCCTCAATAATGCGTTCTGGTGGTACTTTTATACCCAGATTTACAATATGGTAACCATTGTTGGATAGAATAATCTCCACCAGGTTTTTACCAATGTCATGCACATCACCTTTGACCGTAGCCAGCAAAATCTTTCCTTTTACCGAGGATTCATTTTTTTCCATATACGGTTCCAAGAAAGCGACCGACGCCTTCATGACTTCAGCGCTTTGCAGCACCTCTGCAACGATCAATTCGTTGTTGTTAAAGAGACGTCCTACCTCTTCCATCCCCTTCATCAGCGGTCCATTAATAATCTCCAGCGAAGAATATTTGGCAAGCGCTTGCTCCAGATCCGGAATCAGTCCCTCCTTACTACCCTCTACTACATAGGAAGCCAGCCGCTCTTCGAGCGAGAGATTGGACACCTTCTCTTTTTTCTCCACTTTCTTATTACGGAAAGCAGCCACAAAAGCGGATAAAGTATCGTCGTTCGTTTTATAAATCAGGTCTTCGGCGAGCTTCCGTTCATGCTCGGGTATCGAAGCATAACGTTCGAGCTTCTCCGTATTTACAATCGCATAGTCCAAGCCTGCTTTGGTACATTCGTATAGATAAACGGAATTGAGCACTTCACGCCCCGCCTCCGGCAAACCAAAGGACACGTTACTGATACCCAAAATGGTGTGAACTCCTGGAAGTGCTTCTTTAATAATCCGAATACCCTCAATCGTTTCCTTGGCCGAACCGATGTATTGCTCATCACCTGTTCCTACGGGAAATACGAGCGTATCAAAAATAAGATCCTCGGGTGCCAGACCGTAACGGTTCACCAGCAGATCATAAGAGCGTTTGGGCCACTTCAAGCTTATCCTCACGTGAAATAGCCTGACCACGTTCATCAATGGTTCCAACAACAACAGCCGCGCCGTATTTATGAATAAGAGGTGCCATTTTCTCAAATTTCTCTTCGCCATCCTCCAAATTAATGGAGTTAATGATCGCCTTCCCTTGCGAATATTGCAAGGCGGTATCAATGACCTGAATATCCGTGGTATCAATCACGAGAGGAACCTTTACCTTATTCACGACCAGCTTCAAAAAGGCTTCCATATCCGTCATTTCATCGCGGTCCGGGTCCTGTACACAAATATCAATGACATGTGCCCCACTCTTTACCTGAGCACGGGCAATTTCAGATGCCTCTTCATATTTGCCTTCCACGATCAAACGCTTGAATTTGCGGGAGCCGAGAACATTTGTTCGTTCACCAACCATATAGGGACGATTTTCCTGTTCAATATATACAGGCTCAATACCCGATACAGCCGGTGGGTGATGGCCTTCCAGCGGGCGCGGCTCAAACTGCGCCATACGTTCACTCATAACCCGGATATGCTCAGGTGTAGTACCACAGCAACCTCCTGCAATATTCAGCCAACCTTTTTCGGCGAAAGCGGCCATTTTACGGGCTAATGAATCAGGTGATTCATGATATTGACCGTTTTCATCAGGCAAACCTGCATTCGGATAACAGCTAATTGCTGCTGAGGACATATCAGAGAGAGAGCGAATGTGATCCCGCATAAACTCCGGTCCTGTAGCACAGTTCAGCCCAATCGACACCGGATGCAAATGTTCCAGCGATATGCAGAAAGACTCAATATTCTGACCTGCCAGAGTCGTTCCCATTGGTTCAATCGTTCCCGAAATCATTATGGGAAGCTCCGTACCCGTCTTCTCAAAAGCCTGCCGAATTCCAATACTTCCGGCTTTGACGTTAAGCGTATCCTGCGAGGTCTCCAAAAGCAAGGCATCCACGCCGCCTTCAATTAGCGCCAAGGCTTGCTCTTCATAGCTCTCGATCAGCTCCGCAAACGTAACACCACCTGTCACGGATAATGTTTTCGTCGTCGGTCCCATAGCTCCTACAACAAAACGAGGCTTGTCCGCAGTACTATACTTATCTGCCGCGTTACGCGCCAGTTTAGCTGCAACCAGATTAATTTCACGGGCGCGCTCCGGTATATCGTAATCCGCCAAAACGACGGATGTCGCTCCAAAAGTGTTCGTTTCAATCAGGTCTGATCCGGCCTCCAAGTATGCTTCATGTATCCCTTGAATGACATCCGGTCTGGTTAAGACCAACATCTCGTTGCAGCCCTCCAGCTCTTCCCCGCCAAAATCGTCGGGGGAAAGATCCTCTTGCTGGATCATGGTGCCCATGGCCCCGTCAAGAATGAGTATTCTTCGTTGTAATGCATTCTGTAAGCTAACTTTATCCAAAATCTCTTCACCCCCGCAAAACGTTAAATCCTAGTTTAGCAGAAACCGTATCATTTAGATAGATTGAAGTAAAAACATACGTTTTATACGGCTTCTTCTGCACAAAAACAACTCTCGATATTCATTTTTACAGTTTGCTGCATAATGAGACGCACTTAGGCCAGGGTTCTTTTTATATTGGAATAGGACGAACCGTCATTTGCAACATAAAATGTTTCAGACCTATATTGTACAACGATTCAAGACATGATATTCTGTATACAACATTAAACCAAGTGGAAAAGAGGGATAATCTATGGCTGAAATCTTAATACGCAATACGAATGTACGAATTAGCGATGAAGACAAGGTACGTGAATTTTTGGAGAGTCAAGAGGTATTGTACGAGCATTGGGATGATTCCAAGCTGTCCGGGGAGCTGCAAGAAAACTTCACCCTGACAGATGAGCAAAAAGTGGCTGTTCTAAGCACTTTTGAAGCCGAAATCAAGGACTTAGCCGCCCGCCGTGGGTATAAAATATGGGACGTTATCACCTTGTCCGAAGCAACGCCGAATTTGGACGAGCTACTTGCCAAGTTTGAGCAAATTCATACCCATACCGAAGATGAAATCCGTGCTATTGTAGCAGGCAAAGGCATTTTCATCATTAAAGGTCCTGAAGAAATCGGATATTTTAATGTTGAGCTTTCACCTGGTGACGTTATTTCCGTACCAGAAAATATTCCTCACTTCTTTACCTTAATGGAAAATCAGAAGATCGTCGCAGTACGTTTGTTCATCGAAGAAAATGGGTGGATTGCCGAACCGTTTGAAGATCCATCGTTTATTAAGGCATAATACTATAATACGAATCCATCCTAATGTGGATAAAGCAACTCCCTCTGCTCTGAGATGCCTGAGCGGAGGGAGTTTTTTGGGCTTGTTACTATAATAAGAGCCGAAAAGCACTTACTTAAACGATTGAATAATTCCATCCAATTCGGACAGATGCTTAATTTCGAACTTTGGCTTGATTTCTGTAGTATTGGTTTTGGCGTTGCGGTTCACCCACACGGAGTGCACACCTGCCGCCAGAGCCCCTTGAATATCAGTCGTCAGCTTATCCCCCACCATTAAAGCATGTTCAGGCTCAATACCGAGAAGCCCCAAAGCATGCTGAAAAATAGACGGGTCCGGCTTACCTTTACCAAACGAACCTGAAATAACAACGTGATCAAAAAATGGAGCTAACTGCGGAACCCCATCCAACTTCTCCTGCTGTAGATCAGGGGAGCCGTTTGTCAACAAAAGAAGCTTATACTGCCCTTTCAACTGCTCCAGAATCTCAAACGTTTCTTCATAAACATGGGGACGGGTGCGTCTTTCCAAGGCAAATTGGGTTGCCAGCTTTTGCGCTAACTCTTCATTATCTATCCCCAACTGTTGGAGACCTCTACGCCAAGATTCCTTTCGATAAGCAGGGGCCAGCTGTTCCAATTGCCGGAACTCTGGCTGCTCTCCTGCCGTAAAATTCGCCCACAATCCCTCAAACGGATTAATGCCAATCAATTGAGTAAAACTAAAGGTTTCATAAGACTCATACAAAGCACGCGCTTCCTTGCGGACTGCTTCTTCCAAAGCTTTCGGATCAACGCCTGCTTCCAGGGAACCTGTCTGGCACGTTGCGTCAAATGCCTCTTCTACACTGCGCTCATCCCACAGAAGTGTATCATCA carries:
- a CDS encoding TIGR01457 family HAD-type hydrolase, with the protein product MKSLLIDLDGTLYHGNRMIKGADMLISQLRTNQIPYAYVTNNASRTPESVAEHLVGMGIDAVSDEVCTSALAAAQYVAQQSPGARVYCIGETGLHQALTDAGLQLVEDHPDYVVQGIDRQFTYDKLVAAMRWIREGATFILTNPDLQLPSQDGLTPGAGTIGAAIEAASQVKPVVIGKPSSVLMNYALDRLNIRADEALVVGDNMLTDIAAGAAAGCKTALILSGVSTRANMDGHMRAVGVKPDLIFDNLDELQDWLQEEFK
- a CDS encoding cupin domain-containing protein, whose product is MAEILIRNTNVRISDEDKVREFLESQEVLYEHWDDSKLSGELQENFTLTDEQKVAVLSTFEAEIKDLAARRGYKIWDVITLSEATPNLDELLAKFEQIHTHTEDEIRAIVAGKGIFIIKGPEEIGYFNVELSPGDVISVPENIPHFFTLMENQKIVAVRLFIEENGWIAEPFEDPSFIKA
- a CDS encoding HAD family hydrolase, whose protein sequence is MTIQAVMFDLDDTLLWDERSVEEAFDATCQTGSLEAGVDPKALEEAVRKEARALYESYETFSFTQLIGINPFEGLWANFTAGEQPEFRQLEQLAPAYRKESWRRGLQQLGIDNEELAQKLATQFALERRTRPHVYEETFEILEQLKGQYKLLLLTNGSPDLQQEKLDGVPQLAPFFDHVVISGSFGKGKPDPSIFQHALGLLGIEPEHALMVGDKLTTDIQGALAAGVHSVWVNRNAKTNTTEIKPKFEIKHLSELDGIIQSFK